Proteins from a genomic interval of Trifolium pratense cultivar HEN17-A07 linkage group LG6, ARS_RC_1.1, whole genome shotgun sequence:
- the LOC123889554 gene encoding uncharacterized protein LOC123889554 codes for MAVMEKLKMFVVQEPVVAASCLIAGFGLFLPAVVRPILDSYQTTKPPPQPALSDVVNGMTGQK; via the exons ATGGCTGTGATGGAGAAGCTCAAGATGTTCGTTGTTCAAGAACCTGTCGTCGCTGCTTCATGCCTCATCGCTGGCTTTG GCCTTTTTCTACCGGCTGTTGTGAGGCCTATTCTGGACTCATATCAAACAACAAAGCCACCTCCTCAACCTGCTTTGAGCGAC GTGGTTAACGGTATGACAGGTCAAAAGTAA
- the LOC123889555 gene encoding uncharacterized protein At4g00950-like, whose amino-acid sequence MVSEAKASEQESSIPRLPLFSVSPLQKQMESPERPGTVTPPLQTSGSVPFRWEQEPGKPRLCNALVPFINPTEKCLELPPRLLVPSPTLLQQGPYVSSNRFRSPSFKIDEDNSCYGSFSSDRGLLGSTMDVFIKRDSAWFGSWRKNVKRDQISGGSHVFPSSSTGTIGIAEPTVTHNKMMKRSGSSSSLSHQGKSRVWTTIRQGMKQVVPLKWRSKRLKKKDGNGLRL is encoded by the exons ATGGTTTCTGAAGCAAAGGCATCAGAGCAAGAGAGCAGCATACCAAGGCTCCCTTTGTTCTCTGTCTCACCATTGCAAAAGCAAATGGAGTCCCCAGAGAGACCTGGAACGGTGACTCCACCACTGCAAACCTCAGGTTCAGTACCCTTTCGCTGGGAACAAGAACCCGGAAAGCCGAGGCTTTGCAATGCTCTTGTCCCCTTCATCAATCCCACTGAAAAATGTTTAGAGCTTCCTCCGAGGTTGCTAGTGCCATCTCCAACTCTTTTGCAGCAGGGTCCTTATGTATCCAGCAACAGATTCCGGTCACCGTCTTTTAAAATTGACGAAGACAACAGTTGCTATGGTTCTTTTAGTAGTGATAGAGGGTTACTTGGTAGTACTATGGATGTCTTTATCAAAAGAGACAGTGCTTGGTTCGGTTCTTGGAGGAAAAATGTCAAAAGAGATCAGATCAGTGGGGGTAGTCATGTTTTTCCATCTTCTTCTACTGGAACCATTGGCATTGCAGAACCTACTGTCACTCACAACAAGATGATGAAACGTTCTGGGAGCTCTTCCAGCCTCTCTCATCAGGGCAAGTCTCGTGTCTGG ACAACCATCCGTCAAGGGATGAAGCAGGTGGTTCCACTTAAATGGAGGAGCAAAAGgctgaagaagaaagatgggaATGGCCTTAGGCTTTGA